Proteins from a genomic interval of Ensifer canadensis:
- a CDS encoding GntR family transcriptional regulator, with product MSDQATLDFLLQTMSGESGEPLYRRLGEAIKAAIGASVIRHGAVIPSERDLSEGLAISRVTVRKAIEGLVAEGLLDRRQGAKTVVSSRVEKSLATMTSFSEDMRSRGLEPGCVWISREISRPSPAEMMALGIPVSEKIVRLRRLRTADNTPIAIETAALPARFVPQPEAIGASLYEYLAAHGALPVRALQRMQAKPASEEERRLLATPEGTSLLIMERRCFLADGQIVEFTQTKYRGDVYDFVIELMR from the coding sequence ATGAGCGATCAGGCAACTCTCGATTTTCTGTTGCAGACCATGTCCGGCGAGAGCGGCGAGCCGCTCTACCGCCGGCTCGGCGAAGCGATCAAGGCGGCGATCGGCGCCTCCGTCATACGGCATGGTGCAGTCATTCCGAGCGAGCGGGACCTGAGCGAGGGTCTGGCGATATCGCGCGTGACAGTGAGAAAAGCCATTGAGGGCCTGGTCGCCGAAGGGCTATTGGATCGGCGCCAGGGCGCAAAGACCGTCGTCTCTTCGCGTGTCGAAAAATCGCTGGCGACGATGACAAGCTTTTCGGAGGATATGCGGTCGCGCGGGCTCGAACCCGGATGCGTCTGGATTTCGCGGGAGATCAGCCGCCCGTCGCCGGCAGAGATGATGGCGCTCGGCATTCCCGTCAGCGAAAAGATCGTTCGCCTGCGGCGGCTGCGCACCGCCGACAACACCCCGATTGCCATCGAGACCGCGGCACTCCCCGCCCGTTTCGTGCCGCAGCCTGAGGCGATCGGCGCCTCGCTCTACGAGTATCTGGCCGCCCATGGCGCCCTTCCCGTCCGGGCGCTGCAGCGCATGCAGGCAAAGCCGGCGAGCGAGGAAGAACGCCGCCTGCTCGCGACACCCGAAGGCACCAGCCTTTTGATCATGGAGCGCCGCTGCTTCCTCGCCGACGGCCAGATCGTCGAGTTTACCCAGACCAAATATCGCGGCGACGTCTACGACTTCGTCATCGAATTGATGCGATAA
- a CDS encoding N-acetylmannosamine-6-phosphate 2-epimerase, with amino-acid sequence MTFEIQSLKNGLIVSCQPVKGGVMDNAAMVVGFALAALNGGAAALRIESADYVRAVRQATDRPIIGLVKRDLTTSPVRITPLIEDVDALAAAGADIIAYDATQRTRPVETRRLIERIQATGKIAMADCSVSSDAAQALREGAEIVGSTLAGYTGPVEPTEPDFALIAAMRRLTPFVVAEGCVRTPEQASQALRVGAFTVVVGSAITRPEHVTSWFRTALDETLASSGA; translated from the coding sequence GTGACATTCGAGATCCAAAGCCTGAAGAACGGATTGATCGTTTCCTGCCAGCCGGTCAAAGGCGGCGTCATGGACAACGCGGCGATGGTCGTCGGCTTCGCCTTGGCGGCGCTTAATGGCGGTGCGGCGGCGCTCCGGATCGAATCTGCCGACTACGTCCGCGCCGTTCGCCAGGCGACCGACCGGCCGATCATCGGCCTCGTCAAGCGCGACCTGACGACCTCGCCTGTTCGCATCACGCCGCTGATCGAGGATGTAGACGCATTGGCCGCGGCGGGCGCGGATATCATCGCCTATGACGCCACGCAACGGACGCGCCCGGTCGAGACCAGGCGCCTGATCGAGCGCATCCAGGCAACAGGAAAGATCGCCATGGCCGATTGCTCTGTCAGCAGCGACGCGGCGCAGGCCTTGCGCGAAGGCGCCGAAATCGTCGGCTCGACACTCGCCGGCTACACCGGACCGGTGGAGCCGACCGAACCGGACTTCGCGCTCATTGCCGCCATGCGCAGGCTCACACCCTTCGTCGTTGCGGAAGGCTGCGTCCGCACCCCGGAACAGGCGTCGCAAGCGCTGCGGGTCGGCGCCTTCACCGTCGTTGTCGGCTCCGCCATTACCCGGCCGGAACACGTGACCTCCTGGTTCCGCACAGCGCTCGACGAAACCCTGGCATCGAGCGGGGCATGA
- a CDS encoding ROK family protein translates to MNVMAQAQATLSIDLGGTKMLAALVRDRTVLETHKMATPRGGDPAEWLQALFDAIAMWNGRYDKVGVAVTGIVDDGHWSALNRNTLDIPDRFPLTDVVGALSGSPVLAANDAQAAAWGEFSFGAGRREDMVFLTVSTGIGGGIVVNGRLLGGLAGHFGQFRLDEATHHTLEDQVSGHWIAGEASVHQKDATAREVFAAADAGQEWARRIVEASARQTALLCRNIQLALDPKRIVIGGGIGLAPGYLTSIERALGDLPPRLKPSIHAAELGENAGVVGIADLAERQQQL, encoded by the coding sequence ATGAATGTGATGGCGCAGGCGCAGGCCACCCTCTCCATCGACCTTGGCGGCACGAAGATGCTGGCGGCGCTGGTGCGCGACCGGACCGTTCTCGAAACGCACAAGATGGCGACACCCCGCGGCGGCGATCCGGCCGAATGGCTGCAGGCTTTGTTCGACGCCATCGCCATGTGGAACGGTCGCTACGACAAGGTCGGCGTCGCCGTTACCGGCATCGTCGACGATGGCCATTGGTCGGCGCTCAACCGCAACACGCTCGATATCCCCGATCGCTTCCCGCTGACCGACGTGGTCGGGGCACTTTCGGGCTCGCCCGTCCTTGCCGCCAACGACGCCCAGGCGGCGGCCTGGGGCGAGTTCAGCTTCGGCGCCGGCCGGCGCGAGGACATGGTTTTCCTCACGGTTTCAACAGGCATTGGTGGCGGCATCGTCGTCAACGGCCGTCTGCTCGGGGGCCTTGCCGGGCACTTTGGCCAGTTCCGCCTTGATGAGGCGACGCACCATACGCTCGAAGACCAGGTTTCCGGCCATTGGATAGCCGGGGAGGCCAGCGTCCATCAAAAGGATGCCACCGCCCGCGAGGTCTTTGCAGCGGCCGACGCCGGGCAGGAGTGGGCGCGCCGGATCGTCGAGGCCTCGGCACGCCAAACGGCTTTGCTGTGCCGCAATATTCAACTCGCGCTCGATCCGAAGCGAATCGTCATCGGCGGCGGCATTGGGCTGGCGCCGGGCTACCTGACATCCATCGAGCGCGCGCTGGGCGACCTTCCGCCGCGCCTCAAGCCATCGATCCACGCCGCCGAACTCGGGGAGAACGCTGGCGTGGTCGGAATCGCAGATCTTGCAGAGCGTCAACAACAACTTTGA
- a CDS encoding extracellular solute-binding protein has product MTLATMKRGALLAASIAGLLASPTLAEVTVLGWPGGPEEVALRAAADTYNAKPDVADKDKVELLFFNREGFWDKLQADLAAGSKAFDLNLLATYSIGRYAPFMEPVVLSEEAKAVYGDSVLSTMQYEGKQYGVPTDLSLHFMYFRKDLIDALMKDDAAKAKYAEISEKYLGKKLEPKAPDEWTWDDYAATALYFTQAVNPDSPTRYGTVLQLKNLLFNIMIWQSVPRAYGANWMDDSGKITVNSDAYRKGLEIYKLLYDNGATPRDSLSYEFAEANAAFASGQVAAMLQWNAAAGDLTSKEKSPTVAEVTDTVAPPAGPEGRFTHIHGLGFGLNKNAENKEGAALFLKWLSSKEAALIYARNNGAPALTPEVVAEVAEARPDLVKLGEFAGKYGYVMNGGTSAKALSVYELQAKEFTGYWSGQQSIDDALANTEKGMAELLK; this is encoded by the coding sequence ATGACACTTGCGACCATGAAACGAGGAGCGCTGCTCGCAGCCAGTATCGCCGGCCTTCTGGCAAGCCCGACACTGGCAGAAGTCACCGTGCTCGGCTGGCCCGGCGGCCCGGAGGAAGTGGCGCTGCGCGCCGCCGCTGACACCTACAACGCAAAGCCCGACGTTGCCGACAAGGACAAGGTCGAGCTGCTGTTCTTCAACCGTGAGGGCTTCTGGGACAAGCTGCAGGCCGACCTTGCCGCCGGCTCCAAGGCATTCGACCTCAACCTGCTCGCCACCTACTCGATCGGCCGCTACGCGCCGTTCATGGAGCCGGTCGTACTGTCTGAAGAGGCCAAGGCCGTCTATGGCGACTCGGTGCTTTCGACGATGCAGTATGAAGGCAAGCAGTACGGCGTGCCGACCGACCTGTCGCTGCATTTCATGTACTTCCGCAAGGACCTCATCGACGCCCTGATGAAGGACGATGCGGCAAAGGCGAAATATGCGGAGATCTCGGAGAAATACCTGGGCAAGAAGCTGGAGCCGAAGGCTCCGGACGAATGGACCTGGGACGACTATGCCGCAACGGCGCTTTACTTCACGCAAGCCGTCAATCCGGACAGCCCGACGCGCTACGGCACCGTGCTGCAGCTCAAGAACCTGCTGTTCAACATCATGATCTGGCAGTCGGTGCCGCGTGCCTACGGCGCCAACTGGATGGACGACAGCGGCAAGATCACCGTCAATTCCGACGCCTATCGCAAGGGCCTGGAAATCTACAAGCTGCTCTACGACAACGGCGCAACCCCGCGCGACTCGCTCTCCTACGAGTTTGCGGAAGCGAACGCGGCCTTTGCTTCCGGTCAGGTGGCGGCCATGCTGCAATGGAACGCCGCCGCCGGCGATCTGACCAGTAAGGAAAAGTCACCCACTGTGGCCGAGGTCACCGATACCGTAGCCCCTCCCGCCGGTCCGGAAGGGCGCTTCACCCATATCCACGGCCTCGGCTTCGGTCTCAACAAGAACGCCGAGAACAAGGAAGGGGCGGCCCTGTTCCTGAAATGGCTGTCTTCGAAAGAAGCGGCGCTGATCTATGCCAGGAACAACGGCGCACCGGCGTTGACACCCGAGGTGGTCGCCGAAGTCGCGGAAGCACGGCCGGATCTGGTCAAGCTCGGCGAATTCGCCGGCAAGTACGGTTACGTCATGAACGGCGGCACCTCGGCCAAGGCGCTGTCGGTCTATGAACTGCAGGCCAAGGAGTTCACCGGTTACTGGTCCGGCCAGCAATCGATCGACGATGCGCTCGCCAATACCGAAAAGGGCATGGCCGAACTGCTGAAATAA
- a CDS encoding carbohydrate ABC transporter permease, with product MTKASQRPLVQEFRLLATPVVLFLLVFLGFPAIVNLIYSVSDVSFETLRQPELSGFKNFAAVWSDSAFWQASWFSFRFGLLTAALECTLGLFLAIFLSPLIERRSWLMAILMLPLMVAPALVGLMYRLVLHEFVGPVPYYLWTYFGASLSFLGPGSAFWTLVVVETLQWTPFALLLFYMAYQAIPSEIAEASAMDGAKSHHRLWYIELPLMLPTIVVALLIRFIDGFRVFDNVYVLTGSGPGGSTASLSIYIYEAFFKQGAIGKAVAASVILFVVSFAVLYGLNFIASRRKGAAR from the coding sequence ATGACGAAAGCCTCGCAACGCCCCCTTGTCCAGGAATTCAGGTTACTCGCCACGCCCGTGGTGCTGTTCCTCCTTGTCTTTCTCGGCTTTCCCGCGATCGTCAACCTGATCTATTCGGTCTCCGACGTCTCGTTCGAGACGTTGCGCCAGCCCGAATTGTCCGGCTTCAAGAATTTCGCCGCCGTGTGGAGCGATAGCGCCTTCTGGCAGGCAAGCTGGTTCTCGTTCCGCTTTGGTCTTCTGACGGCCGCACTCGAATGCACACTCGGGCTTTTCCTCGCCATATTCCTGTCGCCGCTGATCGAGCGGCGCAGCTGGCTGATGGCGATCCTGATGCTGCCGCTGATGGTAGCGCCGGCGCTGGTCGGCCTGATGTATCGGCTCGTCCTACACGAGTTCGTCGGCCCCGTGCCCTATTATCTCTGGACCTATTTTGGCGCGAGCCTGTCGTTTCTCGGCCCCGGCTCAGCCTTCTGGACGCTCGTGGTCGTCGAGACGCTGCAGTGGACGCCGTTCGCGCTGCTGCTGTTCTACATGGCCTACCAGGCGATCCCCTCCGAGATCGCCGAAGCTTCGGCCATGGACGGCGCCAAGAGTCATCATCGGCTCTGGTACATCGAATTGCCCTTGATGCTGCCGACGATCGTCGTGGCCTTGCTCATCCGTTTCATCGACGGCTTCCGCGTCTTCGACAACGTCTATGTCCTGACCGGCAGCGGCCCCGGCGGCTCGACGGCATCGCTGTCGATCTACATCTACGAGGCGTTCTTCAAGCAGGGTGCCATCGGCAAGGCGGTCGCCGCCTCGGTGATCCTGTTCGTCGTCTCCTTTGCCGTCCTCTACGGCCTCAATTTCATTGCCAGCCGGCGGAAGGGAGCGGCCCGATGA
- a CDS encoding carbohydrate ABC transporter permease, which translates to MMTALRWLVFAIAAFAMNFPILVTLSTSFKSTRELSTNPGLWVQSPTLDNYLAVFQVTDRLNIFLYLFNSLSVALIGTLLAVALALPAAYAIARGRLGERTLLPFIVNLRAVPLIIFAIPLYMMFQWLALLDTRLGLGLILTIVNLPLALVILVNAIRDLPAELDEAALMDGASRTQILFKVIAPVCRPAIVTSLIFGFITAWNEFLFGLMLTTSKAVPITVGASFFFAASGGGVQWGVASAVMIVGALPPVLLGLIMYRQISGSMTAGAVKG; encoded by the coding sequence ATGATGACAGCACTTCGCTGGCTGGTATTTGCGATCGCCGCATTCGCCATGAACTTTCCGATCCTGGTGACCCTTTCGACCTCGTTCAAGAGCACCAGAGAGCTGTCGACCAATCCCGGCCTTTGGGTGCAGTCGCCAACGCTCGACAACTATCTCGCGGTCTTCCAGGTGACGGACCGGTTGAACATCTTCCTCTATCTGTTCAACAGCCTCTCGGTCGCCTTGATCGGCACGTTGCTGGCGGTGGCGCTCGCCCTTCCCGCGGCTTACGCGATTGCCCGCGGCCGGCTCGGCGAGCGGACGCTGCTGCCGTTCATCGTCAACCTGCGCGCCGTTCCGCTCATCATCTTCGCGATCCCGCTCTATATGATGTTCCAGTGGCTGGCGCTGCTCGACACCCGTCTCGGCCTCGGGCTGATCCTGACCATCGTCAACCTGCCGCTGGCGCTCGTTATCCTCGTCAACGCCATCCGTGACCTGCCGGCCGAGCTCGACGAGGCCGCGCTCATGGATGGCGCCAGCCGGACGCAGATCCTCTTCAAGGTGATCGCCCCTGTCTGCCGCCCTGCCATCGTCACCAGCCTGATCTTCGGCTTCATCACCGCCTGGAACGAGTTCCTGTTCGGCCTGATGCTGACGACGTCCAAGGCCGTACCAATCACCGTCGGCGCCTCGTTCTTCTTCGCCGCCAGCGGCGGCGGCGTGCAATGGGGCGTGGCGTCTGCCGTGATGATCGTCGGCGCGCTTCCCCCGGTCCTGCTCGGCCTCATCATGTATCGCCAGATCAGCGGCTCGATGACAGCAGGCGCGGTCAAGGGCTGA
- a CDS encoding ABC transporter ATP-binding protein: MATISLKKAGKQYGNLEIIRELDLDIADGEFVVIVGPSGCGKSTLLRMIAGLEETTSGQLFIDGRDVTAASPVERKLAMVFQSYALYPHMTVRRNMGFGLKLAKLPTGRIKAKVEAAAETLKLTHLLERYPKELSGGQRQRVAIGRAIVREPVGFLFDEPLSNLDAALRVDMRLEIAKLHRTLGATMIYVTHDQVEAMTLADRIVVMKDGRIMQQGSPQALYQTPANLFVAQFIGSPKMNLLACQPGASGLDLSGEGSIQLRVSGAAAPAHLGARPEHLSLVSPESGHCRGTVEVSEYLGGNTSVFVRAGKLGLINVSAPADTPYRIGETVGISIDAARSSLFDEAGAAIAAN; encoded by the coding sequence ATGGCTACGATTTCACTTAAAAAGGCCGGCAAGCAATACGGCAACCTGGAGATCATCCGCGAACTCGACCTCGACATCGCCGACGGCGAATTCGTCGTCATCGTCGGCCCTTCCGGCTGCGGTAAGTCCACACTGCTGCGCATGATCGCCGGGCTGGAGGAGACCACCTCCGGCCAGCTCTTCATCGACGGCCGCGACGTGACTGCGGCCTCCCCGGTCGAGCGCAAGCTCGCTATGGTGTTCCAGTCCTACGCGCTCTACCCGCACATGACGGTCCGCCGCAACATGGGGTTCGGCCTCAAGCTGGCAAAGCTGCCCACTGGGCGGATCAAGGCCAAGGTCGAGGCGGCCGCCGAGACCTTGAAGCTCACCCACCTGCTCGAGCGTTACCCGAAGGAATTGTCCGGCGGCCAGCGCCAGCGCGTCGCGATCGGCCGAGCGATCGTTCGCGAACCCGTCGGTTTCCTCTTCGACGAGCCGCTCTCCAATCTCGATGCGGCGCTACGCGTCGACATGCGGCTCGAAATCGCCAAGCTGCACCGCACCCTCGGCGCGACGATGATCTACGTCACCCACGATCAGGTGGAGGCGATGACACTTGCCGACAGGATCGTGGTGATGAAGGACGGACGCATCATGCAGCAGGGCAGCCCGCAGGCGCTCTACCAGACGCCCGCCAATCTGTTTGTCGCCCAGTTCATCGGCAGTCCGAAGATGAACCTTCTGGCCTGCCAGCCCGGCGCTAGCGGGCTCGACCTATCCGGCGAAGGCAGCATTCAGCTGCGAGTATCCGGCGCTGCAGCGCCAGCGCATCTGGGCGCCCGGCCCGAACATCTGTCTCTGGTTTCGCCCGAAAGCGGCCATTGCCGGGGCACCGTCGAGGTCAGCGAATATCTTGGCGGCAACACCAGCGTCTTCGTGCGCGCCGGCAAACTCGGGTTGATCAACGTCAGCGCCCCCGCCGATACGCCCTATCGCATCGGCGAGACCGTGGGCATCAGTATTGATGCGGCGAGATCGTCGCTGTTCGACGAGGCAGGAGCAGCAATCGCAGCGAACTGA
- a CDS encoding dipeptidase, producing the protein MATQAKIPVFDGHNDVLSRLWHSQQADAEARFVDGGGSGHIDLVKAEKGGLAGGLCAVYVASPSMQKDANGDFATPDQQDALKSTLGMASLLMRLERRASGRLKICRSAADIRQAIADGVFASVLHVEGVEAFAADLDALYVLHAAGLRTLGPVWSRPNIFAYGVPFRFPSSPDIGPGLTESGKDLIRACNELRVMVDLSHMNEQGFWDIAALSNAPLVASHSNVHALCPHSRNLTDRQLDAIKDTSGLAGINFGVLFLRSDGIKNPDTSLELLADHIDYIANRIGIDHVALGSDFDGTTIPAAMRDAADLQQLVDVLRKRGYDEATLAKVCHGNWIRVLETTWGA; encoded by the coding sequence TTGGCAACACAGGCGAAAATTCCGGTCTTCGATGGACATAACGATGTGTTGTCCCGCTTGTGGCACTCGCAGCAGGCAGACGCCGAGGCCCGCTTCGTTGACGGCGGCGGCAGCGGTCATATCGATCTCGTCAAGGCGGAAAAAGGTGGGCTCGCCGGTGGTCTTTGCGCTGTCTATGTCGCGTCGCCCAGCATGCAGAAGGATGCCAATGGCGATTTCGCAACGCCGGATCAGCAGGATGCGCTGAAGAGCACGCTCGGCATGGCAAGCCTGCTCATGCGGCTTGAGCGGCGAGCGAGCGGCCGTCTGAAGATCTGCCGGTCGGCAGCCGATATCCGCCAGGCCATCGCCGACGGTGTGTTCGCCTCGGTGCTCCACGTCGAAGGTGTCGAAGCCTTCGCCGCCGATCTCGATGCGCTTTACGTGCTGCACGCCGCCGGCCTGCGCACGCTCGGGCCTGTCTGGAGCCGGCCGAACATCTTTGCCTATGGTGTGCCGTTCCGTTTCCCGTCGTCGCCGGATATCGGTCCCGGCCTGACGGAAAGCGGCAAGGATCTGATCCGGGCGTGCAACGAGCTCAGGGTCATGGTCGACCTGTCGCACATGAACGAGCAGGGATTCTGGGACATTGCCGCTCTGTCCAATGCGCCGCTGGTCGCCTCGCATTCCAACGTGCATGCGCTTTGCCCGCACAGCCGCAACCTCACGGATCGCCAACTCGACGCCATCAAGGATACCAGCGGCCTTGCCGGCATCAATTTCGGCGTGTTGTTCTTGCGGTCTGATGGCATCAAGAACCCGGACACCAGCCTCGAGCTTTTGGCCGATCACATCGACTACATCGCCAACCGCATCGGCATCGATCATGTCGCGCTCGGCTCCGACTTTGACGGCACCACGATCCCCGCGGCGATGCGCGACGCGGCCGACCTGCAGCAACTGGTCGACGTGCTCCGCAAGCGAGGTTACGACGAGGCGACGCTCGCCAAGGTTTGCCACGGCAACTGGATCCGGGTGCTGGAAACGACCTGGGGCGCGTAA